In a single window of the Rhodamnia argentea isolate NSW1041297 chromosome 2, ASM2092103v1, whole genome shotgun sequence genome:
- the LOC115748950 gene encoding LOW QUALITY PROTEIN: endoplasmin homolog (The sequence of the model RefSeq protein was modified relative to this genomic sequence to represent the inferred CDS: inserted 2 bases in 2 codons) produces MQKFQAEVSRLMDIIINSLYGNKDIFLRELISNASDAPDKIXFLSLTDKEILGEGDNTKLEIQIKLDKENKILSIRNRGIGMTKEDLIKNLGTIAKSGTSAFVEKMQTSGDLNLIGQFGVGFYSVYLVADYVEVISKHNDDKQYVWESKADGAFAISEDTWNEPRGCGTEIKLDLREEAGEYLEESKLKDLVKKYSEFINFPIYLWARKEVDVKVPADEDEASEEEESSEKSSSEEEGDEDAEKTDDEDVEKKPKTKKVTETTYEWEFLNDVKAIWLRNPKEVTEEEYTKFYHSLAKDFSDEKPLAWSHFTAEGDVEFKAVLFVPPKAPHDLYESYYNSNKSNLKLYVRRVFISDEFDKLLPKCLNFLKGLVDSDTLPLNVSREMLQQHSSLKTIKKKLIRKAFDMIRKIAEEDPEDANNKDKKDTEKTVDEDDEKKGQYAKFWNEFGKSIKLGIIEDATNXNRLAKLLRFESTKSDGQLTSLDQYISRMKSGQKDIFYITGNSKEQLEKSPFLERL; encoded by the exons ATGCAGAAATTCCAAGCTGAGGTTTCTCGGCTCATGGACATCATTATCAACTCACTTTACGGCAACAAGGACATTTTCCTTAGGGAATTGATCTCCAATGCGTCTGAT GCTCCGGACAAAA CATTCCTTTCCCTAACAGACAAGGAGATATTGGGAGAGGGTGATAATACTAAGCTTGAGATCCAG ATTAAATTAGACAAAGAAAATAAGATTCTCTCCATCCGCAACAGAGGTATCGGGATGACAAAAGAGGATCTGATCAAGAATTTGGGAACAATTGCAAAGTCTGGAACTTCAG CATTTGTAGAGAAAATGCAGACGAGTGGAGATCTCAACCTTATTGGTCAATTTGGAGTTGGTTTTTATTCCGTGTACCTTGTTGCTGACTATGTCGAAGTCATCAGCAAACATAATGATGACAAACA GTATGTTTGGGAATCAAAGGCTGATGGGGCATTTGCAATTTCTGAAGACACATGGAATGAGCCGCGAGGATGTGGAACTGAGATTAAACTGGATCTAAGAGAGGAAGCTGGGGAATACTTGGAAGAGAGCAAATTGAAG GATTTAGTGAAGAAGTACTCAGAATTTATTAACTTTCCTATCTATTTGTGGGCAAGGAAAGAGGTCGATGTGAAAGTTCCCGCAGATGAGGATGAGGCAAGTGAGGAAGAGGAATCAT cgGAAAAAAGCTCTTCTGAGGAAGAAGGGGATGAAGATGCTGAGAAAACTGACGATGAGGATGTGGAGAAAAAGCCAAAGACTAAGAAGGTGACTGAAACTACTTATGAATGGGAATTTTTGAATGATGTGAAGGCTATATGGCTGAGAAACCCAAAGGAGGTGACTGAGGAGGAATACACGAAGTTCTATCACTCTCTAGCGAAG GATTTCAGTGATGAGAAGCCTTTAGCATGGAGTCACTTTACTGCTGAAGGTGATGTTGAGTTCAAGGCAGTTCTCTTTGTGCCGCCTAAGGCGCCTCATGATTTGTATGAAAGTTATTATAATTCCAACAAATCGAACTTGAAGCTATATGTTCGACGGGTATTCATTTCTGATGAATTTGACAAACTTTTACCCAAGTGTCTGAACTTTTTGAAG GGTCTTGTTGATTCTGACACATTGCCCCTGAATGTATCGAGGGAAATGCTTCAACAACACAGCAGCTTGAAGACAATTAAGAAGAAACTTATCAGGAAGGCGTTTGATATGATCCGTAAGATTGCTGAGGAGGATCCGGAGGATGCTAACAACAAAGACAAGAAAG ATACTGAAAAAActgttgatgaagatgatgagaagAAAGGTCAATACGCAAAATTCTGGAATGAGTTTGGCAAGTCCATTAAACTCGGTATAATTGAAGATGCCACTA AGAACCGGTTGGCTAAGCTCCTCAGATTTGAGAG TACCAAGTCCGATGGTCAATTAACTTCACTGGACCAGTACATCTCAAGAATGAAATCTGGCCAGAAGGATATCTTTTATATAACGGGAAACAGCAAGGAACAGCTAGAGAAGTCTCCATTCCTTGAGAGACTctag